From a region of the Roseivirga sp. 4D4 genome:
- the panC gene encoding pantoate--beta-alanine ligase — translation MNICKTIIEVRDVLQGIRSEGKSIGFVPTMGALHQGHLSLIQASKENCDFTIASIFVNPTQFNNPEDLKNYPKTLDEDVEKLIGAECDVLFLPDGQEIYPSKPQLKISFDGIADQLEGEFRPGHFDGVALVVSKLFNIIQPNHAFFGQKDLQQFFIVKSLVDQLNYPIQLNMVSTARESNGLAMSSRNMRLSAAERSDAALLHQSLRMAQERLLQGGNIKLVKEEVQELFDVSERLALEYFEIINTDDFKTTDATKEKKKVALCIAANIGQVRLIDNLMLIS, via the coding sequence ATGAATATCTGCAAGACCATAATTGAGGTTAGAGACGTACTTCAAGGTATTAGGTCTGAAGGCAAGTCCATTGGGTTTGTGCCAACCATGGGGGCTTTGCATCAGGGACATCTTTCATTGATTCAAGCGTCAAAGGAAAATTGTGACTTTACGATCGCAAGTATTTTCGTAAATCCTACCCAATTCAACAATCCTGAAGACCTCAAGAATTACCCCAAAACTCTTGATGAAGACGTAGAGAAATTAATAGGTGCCGAATGTGATGTTCTCTTTCTTCCCGATGGTCAGGAAATCTATCCGAGTAAACCCCAATTGAAAATTTCATTTGACGGCATAGCCGATCAACTAGAAGGAGAATTTAGACCTGGACATTTTGATGGTGTAGCGTTGGTTGTCTCCAAGCTTTTCAACATCATTCAACCTAATCACGCATTTTTTGGACAAAAAGACCTTCAGCAGTTCTTCATAGTCAAATCGCTGGTCGATCAATTGAATTACCCAATCCAATTAAACATGGTCTCCACAGCCCGGGAATCAAATGGCTTGGCCATGTCATCAAGGAACATGCGCCTTTCAGCAGCCGAAAGATCTGACGCTGCCTTATTACATCAGTCCTTGAGAATGGCTCAAGAGAGGCTATTACAAGGAGGAAATATCAAATTAGTCAAAGAAGAAGTTCAAGAACTATTCGATGTTTCTGAGCGTTTAGCACTTGAGTATTTTGAAATCATCAATACCGATGATTTCAAAACCACGGACGCTACTAAAGAGAAAAAAAAAGTCGCTTTGTGCATAGCCGCGAATATTGGTCAGGTTAGATTGATAGATAACTTGATGTTAATTTCTTAG
- a CDS encoding glycogen/starch synthase, with amino-acid sequence MSKLRILYVASEIQPFLQTSEVSDFVRKLPQAMQERGMEIRILVPRFGLINERKNRLHEVVRLSGINIAVGEEEKPLVIKVASIPNAKLQVYFIDNEDYFHRKTVFYDKEDNFYEDNDERAIFFCKGVLETVKKLGWAPDIVHCNDWMTSLIPMYLKTTYKNDPIFQNTRSVFTIYNNDFAHQFKDDLLDKVKMMDIDDSMLQNLKSADFAGFIKTGAEYADAVIRAEEEASESLNNLFTEIEQGRTVSTIEKDDNFLDSYFNLYNELVG; translated from the coding sequence ATGTCAAAATTAAGAATTCTGTACGTTGCAAGTGAAATTCAGCCATTTCTACAAACGTCTGAGGTGTCAGACTTTGTTAGAAAATTACCTCAAGCCATGCAGGAGAGGGGTATGGAGATCAGAATTTTAGTGCCACGTTTTGGGCTCATTAACGAGAGAAAGAATCGTTTACACGAAGTAGTTAGACTTTCAGGGATTAATATCGCTGTTGGAGAGGAAGAAAAGCCACTTGTTATCAAGGTTGCTTCGATTCCTAATGCAAAGCTTCAGGTCTATTTTATAGACAACGAAGACTATTTCCATAGAAAGACCGTTTTCTACGACAAAGAGGATAACTTCTATGAAGACAATGACGAAAGAGCCATTTTCTTCTGTAAGGGAGTTTTAGAAACCGTCAAGAAATTGGGCTGGGCACCTGACATCGTTCACTGTAATGATTGGATGACTAGTCTTATTCCAATGTATCTAAAGACTACCTATAAGAACGATCCAATCTTTCAAAATACACGTTCTGTCTTCACTATTTATAATAATGACTTTGCGCACCAGTTCAAAGATGATCTATTGGACAAAGTTAAGATGATGGATATTGACGATAGTATGTTGCAAAATTTGAAATCAGCTGATTTTGCTGGTTTCATCAAGACAGGAGCTGAATATGCCGATGCCGTGATTAGGGCAGAGGAAGAAGCCAGTGAAAGCTTGAATAACTTGTTTACCGAAATTGAACAAGGTAGAACTGTAAGTACAATTGAAAAGGACGATAACTTTTTAGACTCCTATTTTAACCTATATAATGAACTTGTTGGCTAA
- a CDS encoding DUF4270 family protein translates to MAKIRIYGALLLSLIIFNSCEEKGDFGLSSDDVEPIEFNSENISLSTGIVWLDSINSANLSRIFVGEHSGSDFGDMTAKGYIGLDLNENSHPVLTADDILDSVKINFGINFLYDTSAVNRALNLRAYKIGEAFPSDRYITRSELIQSNELIASGDVQIDNFDSVYSIDAELSWAQEIFDGIRDDNATFDTQTAFDAFFPGFVLRHEGSSENIFGINTGANFEVVFYYSVPLTDGSGNIANRTITMTGVAQPSFHHFTSDRSATNFAFVQETSVEYNQVSQLVVQSGIGLVTKLDLSDLERFANVNDGAIVNLAEMTIGPIGELPAGVSPPTTLLLLITDDRNTVISDGGALRAIQEDGVNIISQNFPLQLRYNETDRTYTASITSYVRAYLNDVFRRNDVFIYPANMNLSTNGFTLELDNLEIKIFFSQLR, encoded by the coding sequence TTGGCTAAGATTAGAATATATGGGGCTCTGTTACTGAGCCTCATTATATTTAATTCTTGTGAGGAGAAGGGTGATTTCGGATTGAGTTCTGATGATGTAGAACCAATCGAATTCAATTCAGAGAATATTTCATTAAGTACTGGTATTGTATGGCTTGATTCCATCAATTCAGCCAACCTATCGCGCATTTTTGTCGGAGAGCATTCTGGCTCTGATTTTGGCGATATGACTGCCAAGGGTTATATCGGGCTAGACCTCAACGAGAATAGTCATCCTGTACTTACAGCTGATGATATTCTGGATTCCGTTAAGATTAACTTTGGGATCAATTTTCTTTATGATACATCTGCTGTCAATAGAGCTCTTAACTTAAGAGCCTATAAAATTGGCGAAGCATTTCCATCTGATAGGTATATAACCAGAAGTGAGTTAATTCAATCAAATGAACTAATTGCTTCCGGAGATGTACAGATTGATAATTTCGACTCTGTTTATAGTATTGATGCTGAGTTAAGCTGGGCTCAGGAAATCTTTGATGGTATTAGAGATGACAACGCCACATTCGATACCCAGACAGCTTTTGACGCATTTTTTCCGGGCTTTGTCCTTCGACATGAGGGTAGCTCCGAAAATATCTTTGGGATAAATACCGGAGCTAACTTTGAGGTGGTCTTCTATTATTCTGTCCCGCTTACCGATGGAAGTGGAAATATTGCTAACCGAACCATCACAATGACTGGTGTGGCACAGCCAAGTTTTCATCATTTCACTTCCGATCGCTCAGCGACAAACTTTGCTTTCGTTCAAGAAACTAGTGTGGAGTACAATCAGGTTTCACAGCTGGTAGTTCAATCGGGAATTGGATTAGTCACTAAGCTTGATTTATCGGACTTAGAACGGTTTGCCAATGTGAATGATGGGGCAATAGTAAACTTAGCAGAGATGACTATAGGCCCCATTGGAGAATTACCTGCAGGTGTTTCTCCACCAACCACTTTGCTTCTTTTAATCACAGATGATAGGAATACGGTAATTAGTGATGGTGGGGCACTCAGAGCAATTCAGGAGGATGGTGTGAACATTATCTCACAGAATTTTCCTCTTCAGTTAAGGTATAATGAGACCGATAGAACCTACACAGCCTCAATTACATCCTATGTAAGGGCTTATTTGAATGATGTATTTAGACGGAATGATGTCTTCATTTATCCGGCAAATATGAATTTGTCTACAAATGGCTTTACTCTGGAACTTGACAACCTTGAAATTAAGATTTTCTTCTCTCAACTGAGGTAG
- the glmS gene encoding glutamine--fructose-6-phosphate transaminase (isomerizing) — protein sequence MCGIVGYIGKREAYPIIIKGLQRLEYRGYDSAGVALLNGNLNVYKKKGKVADLHDFARDKDLSSSIGIGHTRWATHGEPNDTNAHPHVSMGGKLAMIHNGIIENYAALKTDLLSKGYTFQSETDSEVFINFVEDIYLNTKVDLAEAVRLALNKVVGAYAIAIVSLEDPNLLIAARKGSPLVVGLGKDEFFLASDATPIIEYTNEVVYLDDQEIAIIKDNNLTIKNIEDVEMKPYVQTVDIELEAIEKGGYDHFMIKEIFEQPKSVGDCLRGRLNAKEGHLHLGGIHDYTNKILNADRILILACGTSWHAGLVAEYIFEEFCRIPVEVEYASEFRYRNPIVGEKDIVIAISQSGETADTLAAIELAKSKGATIIGVCNVVGSSIPRATHAGSYTHAGPEIGVASTKAFTAQISVLTMMALMIAQKKGTLSERDFRGLLVELESIPDKIAKCLDLNPQIEMISEKFKDATNFLYLGRGYNFPVALEGALKLKEISYIHAEGYPAAEMKHGPIALIDENMPVVFIGTKDSSYEKIVSNIQEVKARKGEVIAVVTEGDTEIAEIADHIIEVPHTHEALMPLVSVIPLQLLSYHIAVMRGCNVDQPRNLAKSVTVE from the coding sequence ATGTGTGGAATTGTTGGATATATAGGAAAAAGAGAAGCTTACCCAATTATTATAAAGGGTTTACAAAGACTTGAATACCGTGGATACGACAGTGCTGGGGTGGCACTATTGAATGGTAACTTGAATGTATACAAGAAAAAAGGTAAGGTTGCTGACCTTCATGATTTTGCCAGAGACAAAGACCTAAGTTCTTCAATTGGCATAGGTCATACGAGGTGGGCTACCCATGGTGAGCCCAATGATACTAACGCACACCCGCATGTCTCTATGGGTGGAAAATTAGCAATGATCCATAATGGTATTATTGAAAACTATGCTGCTCTAAAGACAGATTTACTATCTAAGGGGTATACCTTTCAAAGCGAAACAGATTCCGAAGTTTTCATAAATTTTGTCGAGGATATCTACCTAAATACTAAAGTGGACTTGGCCGAGGCAGTAAGACTTGCCTTGAATAAAGTTGTAGGTGCCTATGCTATCGCGATTGTCTCGTTAGAAGATCCTAATTTATTAATTGCGGCCAGAAAAGGCAGTCCTTTAGTGGTTGGTTTGGGGAAAGATGAATTTTTCTTGGCCTCAGATGCCACCCCAATTATAGAATACACGAACGAGGTCGTTTACCTAGACGATCAGGAGATCGCCATTATCAAAGACAATAATCTTACAATCAAGAATATCGAAGACGTAGAAATGAAGCCCTATGTCCAAACGGTAGACATAGAGTTAGAGGCAATTGAAAAAGGTGGGTATGATCATTTTATGATCAAGGAGATCTTTGAACAACCAAAATCTGTCGGTGATTGCCTGAGAGGAAGGCTTAATGCAAAAGAAGGTCACCTTCACTTGGGAGGAATTCACGACTATACTAACAAGATATTAAATGCAGACCGTATCTTGATTTTGGCCTGTGGCACATCTTGGCATGCTGGATTGGTAGCCGAATATATCTTCGAAGAATTCTGCCGTATTCCTGTAGAAGTCGAATACGCATCTGAGTTTCGCTATCGAAACCCTATTGTGGGTGAGAAAGATATCGTTATTGCTATCTCTCAGTCTGGTGAGACTGCCGACACACTGGCTGCCATTGAATTGGCAAAGTCGAAGGGAGCCACTATTATTGGCGTTTGTAATGTTGTGGGCTCTTCTATTCCTAGAGCTACCCATGCCGGTTCATATACCCATGCCGGACCTGAAATAGGTGTTGCCAGTACTAAGGCCTTTACTGCACAAATTTCTGTGCTTACAATGATGGCACTAATGATCGCCCAGAAGAAAGGTACATTGTCTGAGCGTGATTTTAGAGGATTACTAGTTGAGTTAGAGTCTATTCCTGATAAGATTGCAAAGTGCCTGGATTTAAACCCTCAGATTGAAATGATTTCTGAGAAATTTAAAGATGCGACTAACTTCCTATACTTAGGTCGTGGCTATAACTTCCCAGTAGCACTTGAAGGGGCACTTAAGCTGAAAGAAATCTCTTATATCCATGCTGAAGGATACCCAGCTGCAGAAATGAAACACGGGCCAATTGCTTTGATTGATGAGAACATGCCTGTGGTATTTATTGGAACTAAAGACTCCTCTTATGAGAAGATCGTTTCGAATATTCAGGAAGTAAAAGCTAGAAAGGGAGAAGTTATTGCAGTGGTGACGGAAGGAGATACTGAGATTGCTGAAATCGCAGATCACATTATTGAAGTGCCGCATACACATGAAGCATTGATGCCACTTGTATCAGTAATACCGCTTCAACTTTTGTCTTATCATATTGCGGTTATGAGAGGCTGTAATGTTGATCAGCCTAGAAACTTGGCCAAGTCGGTTACCGTAGAATAG
- a CDS encoding 3-hydroxyacyl-CoA dehydrogenase family protein yields the protein MKILVIGTEGDFAEFEKKFGATNDLTLDTNYQFHSSFPAFDAIFDFFVGDEPELFSNYQESEGLTLFINSPKISLAELSYFQEKESSNTVFGFNGLPTFIDREILEVSLLNQDNLQELRDICKGIGTDLEIVDDRVGMVTPRIVSMIINEAFYTVQEGTATKEDIDQGMKLGTNYPYGPFEWCNVIGVRNIYELLEALYEDTKEERYKICPLLKKAYLSA from the coding sequence ATGAAGATTCTGGTTATTGGTACTGAGGGAGATTTCGCTGAATTCGAAAAAAAGTTTGGCGCTACGAATGATTTGACTTTAGATACTAACTATCAGTTCCACTCCTCTTTTCCTGCTTTTGATGCGATCTTCGATTTTTTCGTTGGTGACGAACCAGAGTTATTCTCCAATTACCAAGAAAGTGAGGGTTTAACCCTCTTCATTAATTCTCCTAAAATCTCCTTGGCTGAACTGTCCTATTTTCAAGAAAAGGAGTCGAGTAACACCGTCTTTGGATTTAATGGACTTCCTACTTTTATCGACAGAGAGATATTAGAAGTTAGTCTCCTAAACCAAGACAATCTTCAAGAACTACGAGACATTTGTAAAGGAATAGGGACAGACCTTGAAATAGTTGATGACAGAGTAGGTATGGTAACCCCGCGAATAGTTTCTATGATTATCAATGAAGCCTTTTATACAGTGCAGGAAGGTACCGCCACAAAAGAAGATATAGACCAAGGAATGAAACTTGGGACCAATTACCCCTATGGCCCATTTGAATGGTGTAACGTAATCGGTGTTCGAAATATCTATGAGTTGCTCGAGGCCCTCTATGAAGACACCAAAGAGGAGAGATACAAAATCTGCCCTCTGTTGAAAAAAGCCTATCTATCGGCATAA
- a CDS encoding RidA family protein: MSKIIVTSANAPAPIGPYSQAVKAGNTLYVSGQIPFDQLTGEMINENITEETHQVMKNIEAVLSEAGMNFSQVVKCSIFIKDMNQFATINEAYGMYFKDNPPARETVEVARLPKDVNVEISCIAVEL; encoded by the coding sequence ATGTCAAAGATCATTGTTACAAGTGCGAATGCCCCGGCACCCATCGGACCATACAGTCAAGCGGTAAAAGCCGGTAATACCCTTTACGTATCGGGTCAAATTCCTTTCGACCAACTTACTGGTGAAATGATAAATGAGAACATTACCGAGGAAACTCACCAAGTGATGAAGAATATTGAGGCAGTACTTAGTGAAGCTGGAATGAATTTTAGCCAGGTGGTCAAGTGCTCAATCTTTATAAAGGACATGAACCAATTTGCAACAATTAATGAAGCATACGGAATGTACTTTAAAGATAACCCGCCAGCTAGAGAGACTGTTGAAGTAGCTCGATTGCCCAAGGATGTAAATGTTGAGATATCTTGTATTGCTGTTGAGCTATAA